The Mesorhizobium sp. AR02 genomic interval CGGTGTTCGAGTTCTATGCTGGCCTGCTGGCTCGCGATGGCGTGCGCCGAAAAATGATCGCGCGGCTCGGTCCGGAAGCCGGCGATATTCTCGATGAGTTCCTGAGCTTCTGCCTTGCCGAGGAACGGACCGGCCTGCCCGGACTGGAAGCTTTCCTGTCGACGCTGGAGAACGCCGGCCCCGAGATCAAGCGTGAGATGGACCAGACGCGTGACGAGGTGCGCGTCATGACCGTGCACGCCGCCAAGGGGCTGGAGGCGCCGGTGGTGTTCCTGGTCGATGGCGGCTCCGCCCCATTCAGCGACCAGCATCTGCCGCGCCTGATGCCCTTCGGCGGCTCGGGCCGCAACTTTGACGGCAAGGGCTATCTCTGGCGCTCGGCCAGCGATGTCGCCAACGGCTTTTCGAAAGCGGCGGCCGCGCGTGCACGGGAACTCGCCGACGACGAATACCGCCGGCTGCTCTATGTCGGCATGACCCGTGCCGAGGACCGGCTGATCGTCTGCGGCTATCACGGCAAGCGGGCGCCGAACACCGGCACCTGGCATTCGATCGTCAGCCGTGCGCTGATCGGTGCGCCCGAGAGCGAACAGCGTCCGCACCCCGCCGGCGGCGACCCGGTGCATCGTTTCCATGTCACCAACCTGCCCCCGGTCGCGCCAGGCGTCAGTGAACAGGCGCGGCAGGCCGATGCTTTCGAGCCGTTGCCGGTGACCCTGTTCCGGCCCTTGCCGCCTTACGAGGACTTGCCGCGTCCGCTGTCGCCATCCGGTGCCTCGGCGCTGATCGAGGAAGGTAAGGAAGCCGTGGTCGACAAGGCCTCGCCGGTGCTGGACGCCGACGCCGAGCCTGGCTTCGCCGTGCTGCGCGGGCTCGCCCTGCACAAATTGCTGCAGATGTTGCCTGGCATTGCCGAGGATGAGCGCCCTGGCGCAGCGGAGCGCTACCTTGCGCGGGTCGGTGCAGAATGGTCCTCGTCTGAACGGGAAAAGGCTCTGGCATCGGTCATCACCATCCTTGCCGACCCACGCCTCGGCCAACTGTTCGCGCCATCGTCGCGCGCCGAAGTGGCGATCATGGGTAGCCTGGAGGTCCGAGGAAAAAAGCGTTCCATTTCCGGCAAGATCGACCGGCTGGCGGTGACAGCGGACACGGTCTCGATCGTCGATTACAAGACCAACCGGCCGGCGCCGGCCTCGCTGGCCGAGGTTCCACCGGCCTATCTGCTGCAACTGGCGCTCTATCGCGCCCTGCTGCAGCCGCTTTATCCCGGGCGCGAGGTCAAGGCGGCCTTGCTGTTCACCGAAGCGCCACGGCTGATCGAACTGCCGGCCAGCGCTATGGATGACGCCCTTGCCCGACTCACAGGAGCGTGACACAAGACCTGCTTGAAGAAGGGCGCGACAACCACCACATTTGGTGCGACAAAGAACTCTCGAAAGGATTTTCCGCATGGGTGCCACCGTCAAGGTTGACAAGAACAATTTCCAGGCCGACGTGCTCGATGCCAACGTCCCGGTCGTCGTCGACTTCTGGGCGGAATGGTGCGGCCCGTGCAAGATGATCGCGCCGGCGCTCGAAGACATCGCCACCGAACTTGGCGCCAAGGTCAAGATCGCCAAGCTCAACATCGACGAGAATCCCGAGCTGGCCGCGCAGTTCGGCGTGCGTTCGATCCCGACTCTGATGATCTTCAAGGGCGGCGAAATGGCCGACATGAAGGTGGGTGCGGCACCGAAGACCGCGCTGTCGCACTGGATCAATGGCAACCTCGCCTGATCCCAACTGAATTCCCGATGTCAAAGCCCGGCCATCGCGCCGGGCTTTTTGTTGGCGCCATCGCTAGGCCGTTCTGGCCCTCACGTCTGGCCACTCCATGTCTTCTGTTGGCAGCAGAACCAGGGAGAACGCTATGACCGGATCCGCCAAGGCCACCGTCTTCATCGACAATGAGCGCGTCATCGTCACCGAGTACCGCTTCCAGCCGGGCGACAACACCGGCTGGCATCGCCACGGCCACGACTATGTCGTGGTGCCGCTGATGGATGGCAAGCTGAAGCTGGTGACCAAGGACGGCGAAACCTTCGCCGAGATGAAAAAAGGCGCGCCCTATTTCCGCAAGGAGGGCGTCGAACATGACGTTATCAGCGCCAATGACGGCGAGTATGCATTCATCGAGATCGAGTTGAAGTGAATCCGCTTATCGCGCACTGGAAATCCATCAGCCGGTCGAGCAGGTGATGGCGTGCCATCACCTGCCATCTTGATGGCAAGGACGGATCGGCCTATATTTCTTCCAGCAAGGGAGTTTTACATGGCCGAACCACAGCTCTCAGTCCGCAGCGCAAAAGCACGCGACCTGGCTCATAGGCTTGCTCGTCGTGAAAATCGTTCGATAGCCGACGTGGTCGAACGCGCGCTTGAATCCTACGAGATTCGTGAAGCTGGACGTGAACCCGCCTCCACCTTCTACGCCAGCCTGACCGCAAGCAGTGGTGTCGACATCGATCTGGAGAAAGTTATTCGCGAAGGGCGCGAGGTTCATCCAGGAGTTGAGCTTTGATTTTCGTCGATACCAACGTGATTTCGGAGTCTCTGAAGAAGGCGCCAAACTCGGCAGTGCTGGCGTGGCTTGTCCGTAATGACGCTGAACTGGCCCTTCCCACAGTGACGATCGCTGAAATCGCCTTCGGTATTCAAAAGATACGACCTGATGAGCGTGCCGATCGGCTGGAACAGGGACTTTCCCGATGGCGCCATCGATTTGCCGGCCGGATTTTTGGACTGACGGAAGATGCGGCTTTGGCTTACGGCGAGATCATGGGGGCCGCGACGCGCCAAGGTCGCGGCATGTCGGCTCCCGATGGCATGATTGCGGCGATAGCGCGCGTGAATGGAGGCCGGCTGGCAACACGCAATCTCAGCGACTTTGGCACCACCAGCCTTGACCTGATCTCACCGTGGGATTTCTGATCGGGCTCTCGGACCACTCGGATTAAAGCCGAACCATCTAAGGCACCTCAGGTCGGTGGCGTGCCGTTCTCGGCCAGCACCGCCCCAGCCAGGTAAAGCGACCCGCCAATCAGGATGCGCGGCGGCGGGCCGTCCCAGGTGTCGCGCAGCAGCATCAGCGCACTGGCGACGGAACTCACCGGCTCGGCCGTCAGCCCGGCTTCCGTGGCGCGGATCGCCAGTTCGTCGTTGGGCACGCCGGCATCGCTCAGGCTCACCGGCACGGTGTAGACATGCCGGACGAGGCCCTTGAAGGCGCGGAAATAGCCGCTCTGGTCCTTGGTGTTGATCATGCCCGAAATGAGGAACAGCGGGCGCGGGTTCTTTTCCTCCTGCTCGGCCAGCGCTTCGGCAACGACCACGCCGGCGCCCGGATTGTGGCCGCCGTCGAGCCAGATGTCGGCGCCCTTCGGTGCCAACTCCGCCAGCCGGCCCTGCGCCAGTTTCTGCATGCGGCCGGGCCAGGCGACATGGGTCATCGCCTTCTCGGCGGCGCGGTGGCTGATCTCGAAGCCGGCCGCCTTGACCGCGGCGATCGCGGCGGCCGCATTGGCGAACTGGTGGCGCCCGGGCAGCCGCGGCGGCGGCAGGTCCATCAGGCCGTCCTCGTCCTGGTAGACCATGCGGCCGTTTTCCTCGAAGGCGAGGAAATCCTGGCCGTAGACGAAGGTCGGGCACTCCAGCCGCTCGGCGGTTTCGATCAGCACCTGCAGCGCCGTCTCGCTCTCCTGCGCGCCGATCACCACCGGGCAGCCGCGCTTCATGATGCCGGCCTTTTCGGCGGCGATCAGTTCGACACGGTCGCCGAGATAGGCCTCGTGGTCCATCGACACCGGCATGATCACCGACACGGCGGGTCTCGCGACAACATTGGTGGCGTCGAAGCGGCCGCCAAGACCGACCTCGATGATGGCGACGTCGGCCGGATGTTCCGAAAACAGGATGAAGGTGACGGCGGTGAGGATCTCGAAGACGGTGATCTTCTGGCCGTCATTGGCCTTGGCGACGCGGGCGATGGCCTCGGCGAAGACATCGTCGTCGACCAGCCTGCCGCCACCCTCGGCGGCAAGCCGGTAGCGCTCGTGCCAGCTGACCAGGTGCGGCGAGGTGTGGACGTGGACAAGACTGCCTGAAGCCTCAAGCAATGCCCTGGAGAAGGCGGCGCAGGAGCCCTTGCCGTTGGTGCCGGCGATGTGGATTACCGGCGGCAGCAAGTCCTGCGGGTTGCCAAGCCGCTCCAAGAGCCGCGTGATGCGGTCGAGCGAAAGGTCGAAGCCTTTCGGGTGAAGCGCCATCAGGGCTTCGATTTCGCGGTCGGCGGCAAGCGTTGTCATGGCAGAATCCCGGCGCATGGCCCGAGGACCAGAATCAATCCCGGAATGGCCATGGCAATCAAAAGGCTACAGCGCGCCATGGACATGACGCAATCGCTGTTCGCGGCGGCCAAAGCCGCCTTGTTTTTGTGCATGTCGTCTTCCCAAAACCGAGGTCACTTTTGGGCGACATACACAGTGTCGCGTCCTCAGACCTGCGGCCTGGCTTCGGCCGCAATGACGGCGGGCGGCAGGATTTCCGGCTCGAGCGGCTTTTGCTCGACCGGCATCTTGAGCAGCATCTTCAACAGCCGCGCGATCGTTTCGCGCATCTCAAGCCGCGACACCACCATGTCGACCATGCCGTGCTCCATCAGATATTCGGAGCGCTGGAAGCCATCCGGCAGTTTCTCGCGGATGGTCTGTTCGATGACGCGCGGTCCGGCAAAACCGATCAGCGCACCAGGCTCGGCGATGTGCACGTCGCCCAGCATGGCGTAGGAGGCGGTGACGCCGCCGGTGGTCGGGTTGGTCAACACGACGATGTAGGGCAGGCCGGCTTCCTTCAGCCGGTCGACGCCGACCGTGGTGCGCGGCAATTGCATCAGGGACAAAATGCCTTCCTGCATACGGGCGCCGCCGGAGGCGGCAAACAGGATCAGCGGCCGCTTGCGCTGCAAGGCGACTTCGAAACCGTGGACAATGGCGTCACCGGCGGCCATGCCGAGCGAGCCGCCCATAAAGGCGAAATCCTGCACCGTCACCACCACCGGCAAGCCTTCGACGGTGCCCAGTGCATTGATGATCGCGTCTTCCAGGCCGGTCTTGGCCTTTGCATCCTTCAGTCGGTCGACATAGCGCTTCTCGTCGCGGAATTTCAGCGGATCCTGCATGACCTTGGGGTTGTCCAGGGTCTCGTACTTGCCGTCGTCGAAGAAGAATCTCAGCCGCTCCTTGGCCGAGATCTTCATATGATGGCCGGATGACGGGATGACGAACTGGTTGGATTCCAGGTCCTTGTGGAACACCATTTCGCCGGTCTCGGGATCCTTGATCCAGAGATTCTCGGGCATGTCAGTGCGCCGGCCGAGCATCGAGTTGATCTTCGGGCGAACGTAATTGGTGATCCAGTTCATCGCTTCGGCTCCTGTCCTGACGAAGAGTTGGGTAAAGAGGTAGGAAAACTATTCGGCGGCAGCAAGGCGGGCCGAGCGCACGCCTTGCGCCAGGCCGCTGACCAGCGTCGCGACGGCCTCGGCCGGGTCTGCGGTCTTTTCGCCCTTCGGCCCCAGCACATTGGCGACCGCGTTGACGATCGCGGTGCCGACGACGACGCCATCGGCATTGGCGCCGATGACACGCGCCTGCTCAGCGGTCTTGACGCCGAAGCCAACGCAGACCGGCAGGTCCGTGTGGCTCTTGATGCGCTTGACCGCCGCCGCCACCTTGCCGGTGTCGGCCAGCGCCGAGCCGGTGATGCCGGTCATCGACACGTAATAGACGAAGCCGGACGTGTTCTGCAGCACCTTGGGAAGGCGCTTGTCGTCGGTGGTCGGCGTCGCAAGCCGGATGAAGTTGATGCCGGCTTTCAGTGCCGGAATACACAGTTCCTCATCCATCTCCGGCGGCAGGTCGACGACGATCAGGCCATCTATGCCGCTGGCCAGCGCGTCTTTCAGGAAACGGTCGACGCCGTAGATGTAGATCGGGTTGTAATAGCCCATCAGCACGATCGGCGTTTCGTTGTCACTGGTCCGGAATTCGGCCGCCATCTTCAGCGTCTTGACCAGCGTCTGACCGCCTTTCAGCGCGCGCAGGCCGGCGGCCTGGATCGCCGGGCCGTCGGCCATCGGATCGGAAAACGGCATGCCGAGTTCGATGATGTCGGCGCCGGCCGTCGGCAGCGCCTTCATGATCGACAGTGAGGTGTCGTAGTCGGGGTCGCCGCCCATGAAATAGGTGACGAGCGCCGGACGGCCTTCGTTTTTCAGCTTCGCCATGCGGCGGTCGATGCGGGTCGTCATGATCAGATCTCCATGCCCAGCATCGAGGCCACCGTATGCACGTCCTTGTCGCCACGGCCGGACAGGTTGACGATGACGATCTGGTCCTTGTCCATTCCCGGTACGATCTTCACCGCGTGCGCAATGGCGTGCGCGGATTCCAGTGCCGGGATGATGCCTTCGACGCGCGTCGTCAGCTTGAAGGCTTCGAGCGCCTCATCGTCGAGGATCGGCACATATTCGACGCGGCCGGAGTCACGCAGCCAGGAATGCTCCGGGCCAACGCCGGGATAATCGAGACCGGCCGAGATCGAATGGCCGTCCATGATCTGGCCATCGGCATTCTGCAGGAGATAGGTGCGGTTGCCGTGCAGCACGCCGGGCGCGCCGGCATTCATCGAGGCGCAATGCTCGATGCCGTCGAGGCCACGGCCACCAGCCTCGATGCCGATGATGCGCACATCCTTGTCATCGAGGAAGGGATGGAACAGGCCGATGGCGTTGGAGCCGCCGCCGACAGCGGCGATGATGGTGTCCGGCAGCCGGCCTTCCTGTTCGAGGATCTGTGCGCGCGCCTCGGTGCCAATGACCGACTGGAAGTCGCGCACCAGCTCCGGATAGGGGTGCGGGCCGGCGGCGGTGCCGATCAGGTAATAGGTGTCCTCGACATTAGTCACCCAGTCGCGCAATGCCTCGTTCATGGCATCCTTCAGCGTGCCGTGGCCAGCTGTGACCGGCCGCACTTCGGCGCCGAGCAGCTTCATGCGGAAGACGTTCGGGCTTTGCCGGGCAACGTCGGTGGCGCCCATGTAGACGACGCAGGGAAAGCCGAAGCGGGCGGCGACGGTGGCGGATGCCACGCCATGCTGGCCGGCGCCGGTCTCGGCGATGATGCGCTTCTTGCCCATGCGCTTGGCGAGCAGGATCTGGCCGAGGCAGTTGTTGATCTTGTGCGAGCCGGTGTGGTTCAGGTCCTCGCGCTTGAAATAGACCTTTGCGCCACCCCCAAGGCCCTTTGCCGAGGAAACCTCACGAAGATGCTTGGTCAGGCCTTCGGCGAAATAGAGCTTGGACGGCCGCCCGGCATAGTGGGTCGAAAGATCGGTCAGCTCAGCCCGGAAATCCGGATCGTTCTTGACCTCGTTCCAGTGCCGTTCCAGGTCGAGGATCAATGGCATCAGCGTTTCGGCGACGAAACGACCGCCGAAAATGCCGAACATGCCCTGTTCGTCGGGTCCGGTACGGAAGGAATTGGGTGTCGCCGGCTTGTTCATAGCCGATCTCCTAAATCTTATGTTTGAACATGTCCTTGTCGGAAAACCGGTTCCCACTTTTCCGGAACATGCTCTGTTGAACCCCGATCAGGCGGCGCGGTCGTCGCGTGCTGCCCGGACGGCCCGGAAAAACTGTTCGATCAGCGCCGGATCCTTGACGCCCGGCGCGCTTTCCACGCCGGAGGAAATGTCTATTCCGGGCGGGTTGGCAAGCCGAAGGGCGTCGCCGATGTTGGCGGCGTTGAGCCCACCGGAAAGCATGTAATCGACGCCGGCGTCAAGGCCGGCGAGGATGCGCCAGTCGAAGGCCACGCCATTGCCGCCCGGCAGCTCAGAGCCCTTCGGCGGCTTGGCATCGAACAGGAAGCGGTCGGCGACGCCGATGAACGGCTTGATCCGGTCGAGATCGGCGGCCTCGCTGAGCGGCAGCGCCTTCATCACCGGCAGGCCATAGCGGGCTTTCAGTTCGGCCACCCGCTCGGGTGTTTCCGAGCCGTGCAGCTGCAGCATGTCGGGCTGCATCTTTTCGACAATCCCGTCCAGGAAGGTGTCGCTGGCGTCGACGGTAACCGCGACCGCCAAGGCCTTGCCGCGCGCCGCTTCGCGCAGGCGCCCGGCTTCAGCCGGCTCGACGTAACGCGGGCTCTTGGCAAAGAAAATAAAGCCGACATGGCTGGCGCCGCCGGCGAGGGCCGCAGCCATTGCCTGGTCGGTCTTCAAGCCGCAGATTTTGATGTCGAGCGCCATGGCGCGGGAATTGGCATGAAACGCGCCAAGAGTCGAGAAAAAGCATGCTGTTTGCCAGCACGGCCAAAGGCGCTACCTATTGATGGACAGCATGTAGATTGGATTGACAGCATGCCGGGCGGGAGAAAGATCATGGCTGACAGAACCATTGCTGAACTCAGGCAGAAGATCGCCCAGGCGCGCGAGGTCATCGCGCATCTGATGGACAAGGCCGCCTTCAACGGCGCCGAGGCGCATCGCGCGCTGGATTATTTCGGTGGCGATGAATTCGACGGCAACTTCCTGCCATGGCCGCATCATGGCGACGAGGGTCTGCGGCCGGATGAGCTCAACGCCGCGAACGATGATTGACTACTCGAACACGATCGCTTGCAGGGCGCCACCATTGCGCTTCAGCCAGTCCTTGCAGCGGTCGGTGTCGGGGCAGAGTTTTTCGCACAATTTCCAGAATTTCGGGCCGTGGTTCATCTCCTTGAGATGCGCCACCTCATGCGCGACGAGATAGTTTATGACCGGCTGCGGCGCCATCATGATGCGCCAGGAGAAGGAGAGATTGCCTTCCGAGGTGCAGGAGCCCCAGCGGCTGGAGGTGTCCTTGTAGCGGATCGCCTTGGCGCGCTTGCCGAGCGCCTCGGTGTGTTTGATCACCAGCTTCTCGATCTCCTTCTTGGCCTCGCGCTTCAAGAAATCGGCGATGCGGCGCGGCAGATGTATGCGATCGCCATGCACGATCAGCAGCGGACCGCGCTCGTCACGTGATATGGTGACAGTGCCGCGCTTTGACGGCTCATGGACGATGCGGTGCGGTACGCCGCGCACCGGGATCTTGATGCCCGGCCGCACTTGTGGGCGCGTCGGCACCTTGGCGAGGCGCTGTTCCAGCCAGTCCTGATGGCGGTCGAGGAACCTGTCTACCTCGCCCCGGCGCAAGCCCGGCGGGACGGTGATGCGCAGGCCCTGGCCGCCGGAATCGATGCGCAGCGTCAGGCGTCGTGCCCGGGCACTCTCGACGATCTTGAGCGGCAGCGTGCGACCGGCGACGCAATATTCGCGCTCCACGACAGGCGTGGACTTGGGCTTCGTCAGATTGCGGAAGAATCCGAGGGTCATGGCGGGACGATACGCGATTCGAGAAAAACGACTAGAACAAAAAAGAAACGGCGCCGCTCGCGCGACGCCGTTCTCATACCTTGGCGTGTCGCTCGGCCTTAGTCGTCAAGCAGGTTCGAGCCCTTGCCACGCTTGGTGGTGGTGGTGCCGGTGTTCGGATCGGTCTTCGCCGGTGCAGTCGACTTGTTGCGGTTCGCCATGAAGCGATCGAACTCGTCCTGATCCTTGGCGCGGCGCAATTCGCGGGCGTACTCGTCGAACTGCGTCAGCATCTCGTCGAGCTTGCGGCGCTCTTCGTTCAGGCGCTCAAGCTCCTTTTCGCGCCAGTCGTCGAAAGCGACGTTGCCGGTGCGGGCGGAGCCATTGCCCCAGCGCGCGGCCTTGTCGGAACCGCGGCGGCAGCCGGCGAAGATGCCGTCGGTCGCGCGGTTGACGTCACGCTTGAAGCCGTCGAGCCGGTCGCCCCAGATGATGTAGGCGAGCATGGCGAAGCCGAGCGGCCAGAACACCATGAAGCCGATCACCATCAACGCGATGGTTGCCGGCGTCCAGGCCGGGCGGATCAATGCAGATGTGTTCATTTTCTCCCATTCCTTCGGTTGGAGACAGCCAGGAACGGCTGCGTGGAATCGAAATGGGAAGGCAAAAACGGCGATTCAAGACAATGTCCGCCAAAACCGGACAAGCTTCTGAAA includes:
- the trxA gene encoding thioredoxin, which produces MGATVKVDKNNFQADVLDANVPVVVDFWAEWCGPCKMIAPALEDIATELGAKVKIAKLNIDENPELAAQFGVRSIPTLMIFKGGEMADMKVGAAPKTALSHWINGNLA
- a CDS encoding cupin domain-containing protein gives rise to the protein MTGSAKATVFIDNERVIVTEYRFQPGDNTGWHRHGHDYVVVPLMDGKLKLVTKDGETFAEMKKGAPYFRKEGVEHDVISANDGEYAFIEIELK
- a CDS encoding type II toxin-antitoxin system VapB family antitoxin; this translates as MAEPQLSVRSAKARDLAHRLARRENRSIADVVERALESYEIREAGREPASTFYASLTASSGVDIDLEKVIREGREVHPGVEL
- a CDS encoding type II toxin-antitoxin system VapC family toxin; its protein translation is MIFVDTNVISESLKKAPNSAVLAWLVRNDAELALPTVTIAEIAFGIQKIRPDERADRLEQGLSRWRHRFAGRIFGLTEDAALAYGEIMGAATRQGRGMSAPDGMIAAIARVNGGRLATRNLSDFGTTSLDLISPWDF
- a CDS encoding bifunctional folylpolyglutamate synthase/dihydrofolate synthase, which gives rise to MTTLAADREIEALMALHPKGFDLSLDRITRLLERLGNPQDLLPPVIHIAGTNGKGSCAAFSRALLEASGSLVHVHTSPHLVSWHERYRLAAEGGGRLVDDDVFAEAIARVAKANDGQKITVFEILTAVTFILFSEHPADVAIIEVGLGGRFDATNVVARPAVSVIMPVSMDHEAYLGDRVELIAAEKAGIMKRGCPVVIGAQESETALQVLIETAERLECPTFVYGQDFLAFEENGRMVYQDEDGLMDLPPPRLPGRHQFANAAAAIAAVKAAGFEISHRAAEKAMTHVAWPGRMQKLAQGRLAELAPKGADIWLDGGHNPGAGVVVAEALAEQEEKNPRPLFLISGMINTKDQSGYFRAFKGLVRHVYTVPVSLSDAGVPNDELAIRATEAGLTAEPVSSVASALMLLRDTWDGPPPRILIGGSLYLAGAVLAENGTPPT
- the accD gene encoding acetyl-CoA carboxylase, carboxyltransferase subunit beta, with protein sequence MNWITNYVRPKINSMLGRRTDMPENLWIKDPETGEMVFHKDLESNQFVIPSSGHHMKISAKERLRFFFDDGKYETLDNPKVMQDPLKFRDEKRYVDRLKDAKAKTGLEDAIINALGTVEGLPVVVTVQDFAFMGGSLGMAAGDAIVHGFEVALQRKRPLILFAASGGARMQEGILSLMQLPRTTVGVDRLKEAGLPYIVVLTNPTTGGVTASYAMLGDVHIAEPGALIGFAGPRVIEQTIREKLPDGFQRSEYLMEHGMVDMVVSRLEMRETIARLLKMLLKMPVEQKPLEPEILPPAVIAAEARPQV
- the trpA gene encoding tryptophan synthase subunit alpha, which gives rise to MTTRIDRRMAKLKNEGRPALVTYFMGGDPDYDTSLSIMKALPTAGADIIELGMPFSDPMADGPAIQAAGLRALKGGQTLVKTLKMAAEFRTSDNETPIVLMGYYNPIYIYGVDRFLKDALASGIDGLIVVDLPPEMDEELCIPALKAGINFIRLATPTTDDKRLPKVLQNTSGFVYYVSMTGITGSALADTGKVAAAVKRIKSHTDLPVCVGFGVKTAEQARVIGANADGVVVGTAIVNAVANVLGPKGEKTADPAEAVATLVSGLAQGVRSARLAAAE
- the trpB gene encoding tryptophan synthase subunit beta, which encodes MNKPATPNSFRTGPDEQGMFGIFGGRFVAETLMPLILDLERHWNEVKNDPDFRAELTDLSTHYAGRPSKLYFAEGLTKHLREVSSAKGLGGGAKVYFKREDLNHTGSHKINNCLGQILLAKRMGKKRIIAETGAGQHGVASATVAARFGFPCVVYMGATDVARQSPNVFRMKLLGAEVRPVTAGHGTLKDAMNEALRDWVTNVEDTYYLIGTAAGPHPYPELVRDFQSVIGTEARAQILEQEGRLPDTIIAAVGGGSNAIGLFHPFLDDKDVRIIGIEAGGRGLDGIEHCASMNAGAPGVLHGNRTYLLQNADGQIMDGHSISAGLDYPGVGPEHSWLRDSGRVEYVPILDDEALEAFKLTTRVEGIIPALESAHAIAHAVKIVPGMDKDQIVIVNLSGRGDKDVHTVASMLGMEI
- a CDS encoding phosphoribosylanthranilate isomerase yields the protein MALDIKICGLKTDQAMAAALAGGASHVGFIFFAKSPRYVEPAEAGRLREAARGKALAVAVTVDASDTFLDGIVEKMQPDMLQLHGSETPERVAELKARYGLPVMKALPLSEAADLDRIKPFIGVADRFLFDAKPPKGSELPGGNGVAFDWRILAGLDAGVDYMLSGGLNAANIGDALRLANPPGIDISSGVESAPGVKDPALIEQFFRAVRAARDDRAA
- a CDS encoding M48 family metallopeptidase — translated: MTLGFFRNLTKPKSTPVVEREYCVAGRTLPLKIVESARARRLTLRIDSGGQGLRITVPPGLRRGEVDRFLDRHQDWLEQRLAKVPTRPQVRPGIKIPVRGVPHRIVHEPSKRGTVTISRDERGPLLIVHGDRIHLPRRIADFLKREAKKEIEKLVIKHTEALGKRAKAIRYKDTSSRWGSCTSEGNLSFSWRIMMAPQPVINYLVAHEVAHLKEMNHGPKFWKLCEKLCPDTDRCKDWLKRNGGALQAIVFE
- a CDS encoding DUF2852 domain-containing protein, with the translated sequence MNTSALIRPAWTPATIALMVIGFMVFWPLGFAMLAYIIWGDRLDGFKRDVNRATDGIFAGCRRGSDKAARWGNGSARTGNVAFDDWREKELERLNEERRKLDEMLTQFDEYARELRRAKDQDEFDRFMANRNKSTAPAKTDPNTGTTTTKRGKGSNLLDD